The Hippocampus zosterae strain Florida unplaced genomic scaffold, ASM2543408v3 HiC_scaffold_246, whole genome shotgun sequence genome segment CACGGTGTCGTCCTTCTCGAAGGTGATGCCCTGGGCCGGGGCCACCGGTTTCTTCTCCTTGCGGCCGGGACTGCTCGAGCGGGGTGAAGCCTCCTTGTCGTCGCGGATAAGCTCGAACTTCAGGTCGAAATCAAACCCGATCTTCTTGGAGACCTCTTTGCGTTCCTTGTTCTGGTGAGCAGGGCACCTTGTAATACAGGATGCAGTCGGGATACATCTCGAAGAGTCGCCCGTTCTTGAGGTCACGGTCGACCTTGGTGAACACTGCCGAGATCAGCGGCTCTTGGGTGGGTGGCCGGAAGTCCTTGGGCAGCGGGGTGAACAGCGGCGCCGTCTTTTCCATCAACAAAAAtcgattttattattatattcattcGCTTCTTATATCTTTCTGAATTTTAATTTCAGAAATCTCGCTGCCGTCGTTTCTTCATTGACATTCAATTTTTCATCGAGAAGAACAGGATGGCCGTCGCGGCCACCAGCACCACTGCGTACACGTGCCAGGGCAGCCCGGCCTCAGTGATCCCAACCGCCGGGCCCACTAATTGGCATTACTTCTGCTAAGGCTTTATGGTGACCTTGACCGACCCGGACTCTATCCTAAATTTCGGTCTGCCCTTCTTCGGGCCTTTTTGCTTGAGCTGCTTCTCCAGCAGTTGCTTCTACCTTTCAAGCTGCCGGCTGTACTCGGTCAAGTCTTTGATTGAGCCCTTGAGGGACTGGACAGTCGCCGCCACTTCTTCGGCTGACTTTAGTTTGGCCTTGCAATCTGCTAGCTCTCGCGAAAGCTGGCCTTCAGATAATTCGTGCTGCCTCTGCATTTGCTTGATCGCCTTCTCCTGTTGCTCAAAGGCTGACAGCTTGGACCTCTCTCGTGCCGAGGACTGCTGCTCCTCTTTCAGCCTGGCCATGATCTTGGCCCTTATGTCTTCACAGCTCAGCTTTTTGTCCCAGAGGGCTTTCACGCTGTTGCGCATGCTACCCAGCTAGCACAGGACCTGCACAAGTTTGGGCCGTATTGCCTCGTGGGGACAGCAGAACCGTTGCTAGGTTTGGGTAGCGATCAGGCAGCCCAAGACTTTCTTAGGACGAACTGGTTTTACTAGCAGAGCAGCTGGCTCGGACATCGAGAAGACTAATCCTGGTCTGGCTTGAGTCTCGGCTGTGAGCAGGACAGGCGCTTCGGTTTGAATGCCATAGTCTAGTCTGCAGGCAGACTACTCAAGTCCGGTCGTCTGCGAACGGAAATCACAGAGTTGAATGATAGCTGTCTGAGTCTGTTATTCCAGGCAACCTGAAGGCTCAGTCTGTATAGCCTGTTAGCGAATCTTGATCTCGGGAGCAAAGCCAGCACAGCACTCGAAGAGGGGCTGACTTAAAGCCAGCCTGTCTTGCTTCTTATCCGAAGAGGCAGTTCTTAAAAGAAATTCTGATTAGCAGTATTCCGAAATATGGGTCTTGCTTTCAGAAAGCTTCTAGAATTCCAGGCCAGGCGACTTTACTGTCTCAGCCACCGTGAGCTCGCACACCTTTTAGAAGGATCTTGTCTTTTTGGGTGGCAAGATTACGTGGCTAGGCAGGCAGGCAAGTGAGAGTTTTCTGATTGATGTCTGGCAAGTGCCTGGCTGGCAAACTGTCTTCGGGGGCGTGAACAACGCTGACTCGGAATGGCGCTGCACCTCAAAGGACATCAAGGTGATCGTTTGGCTCTCTCTTTCGGATTGGCCAGCTGGAAAAGTCTGGCAGGAAGTCTAACGGGCAGTTTGggaaagagtttggtgaggaaaAGGCTCAGTCTGGCAAGGAGTCTGACAGACCTGCTCAGGACTTGCATTGCGGGCATCTGCGGCGCATAGACTCTCGGAAAGGATCTGGATGTTCTTGGCGTATAGATCGGCCTGCTCTTCCAGCTGCAGGACCTTTTCCTTGAGCTCGAGGTTCTGTCCGACCAGCTTGTTCTTGAGGGCCTCGATGCTTTTGTTCTTCTGAATGAGCTCATTCAGGGCGTCACTTTGGAGAGAGGATTTGTAGAGGTGGTTCATTCGCCGGATTTCCTCCTGCAGCTCACGGTTTCGCTCCTGCAGTGACACGTTGCTGTCCTCCAGGTAAGCCAGCTGCTGCCGCACTAGCTCTGCTGAGTTGTCTTCCCGGGTGACCACTTCCGTCTTCTACTCCTTGTAGTTGCCTTGGTCCTAGGGGCATTAGGCTCTTGATCGGTGGTAGTATGGAAGGCGGGCTGACTAGCCACTGGTCTCTTGCCGTGGACGAGGCGAGTGCGGCTGATAGGAAGGACTCGTGTGGTATGAGGAGGGGTAGAAGGGGCGAGAGTATGAACTGGCAGGGGCTGGCTGAGCACGGTAGGGGGCGTAAAGAGCAGGCTTGTTTGCTGGAGAGTGCCTCATAAAAATTATTGATTGGCATCTAAAACCCTCCGAACGTGATTAGGCGCAGGTCTGGCATGTAAACTTGTGGATTGATATGTTATTGATCCGTTAAAAGCGATTTATGTATATTAAAGAAGCCATAACGAGCGATTCCCGACTGGTCACTAAACCGCGACAATTCGGATAAGCCCTTTGCTTACACTTCGGCATTAAGCACTTGCCGCCCGTCGGAAATCGCTCCTTATGACTTCATACCCGCATAGTCTCGTCATTGAGATAATATGAACCGCATCAAGATGGCCAAGGAAATCATTGGCGAGGCACGGGCCGCCTTCAGCGACGGCAAGGACCCTGTCCGCGCCATCGACCTCTTCAAGCAGGGAATCACTCTGCTCATCGAGGAGGCCCAGCACGAGGACCACCTTGCCACCAAGGAAGCCCTTCGGCACAAGTGCAGCGATCTGGCCTCGGAACTCGAGCAGATGAAGAAAAAGGTGACGACACCTGCCCCGCCTTCTATCCCGCCTGCTGCCCCTGCCAAGAGCAAGTCACAAATGCCCAAGAAGGCAGAAGATAATGATGCCGAGCTGGATTAGGATGAGAAGGCTCTGCGGGCAGGCATTGAATCTGCGATCGTCCGCGAAAAACCCAACGTGAGCTGGGACGAAGTGTCAGGATTGGTCTCGGCCAAGGAGGCGCTAAAGGAGGCAGTGGTGCTGCCCATGCTCTACCCTGAGATTTTCGTTGGCCAGCGCAAACCTTGGAAAGGAATCCTCCTATACGGCGTAGCTTCATGACCAGCCCCCAGGTACCGGTAAAACCCTCTTGGCGAAGGCCTGCGCCAGCGAAATGTCAGGCGGTACCTTCTTGAGCGTGTCGGCCTCGAGCCTAATCAGCAAGTACGTGGGGGAGAGTGAAAAATTGATAAAGTACCTGTTCGAGCTGGCCCGCAAGGAAAAGCCCTCGGTCATCTTCATGGATGAGATCGACTCGCTGGCCAGCTCCAGGTCCGACGGGAGCAACGATTCTTCCAGGCGGGTCATCGCCGAGTTGTTGGTGCAAATGCAGGGTGTGGGCTCATCGCTGGACGGGGTGCTCGTGCTGGGAGCCACTAACCTGCCTTGGGAGCTGGACCCCGCTATCCGCCGGCGCTTCCAGCGTAAAATCTACATCGAACTGCCCGACAAAGCAGGCCGGCAGCGTATCTTCGAGACCATGATGGCTCGCAATAGCCACTAACTGCAGCCCGAGGACTTTGAATAGCTGGGAGAGTTGACCGAGGGCTGTTCGGGGTCGGACATCAGCGTGTTCGTGAAGAGCAGCTGTTACGAACCGTTGCGGGAGGCACAGCGAGCCTCGCACTTCAAGAAAGACCAAGATGGAGCCTGGACCGTGGCGATGGCGGGAGACCCAGCCGCGAAGAAAGCGGGGCTGACTGAGCTGGACAGCGGAAAGGTGTCACTGCGGAGGGTCAGGATGGATGATTTCAGGACCTGCCTTTCGAACATGAAGGCCTCAGTGAACCCGGCTTCCCTGAAGAAGTACGCAGAGTTTACCGAGCAGTTCGGGGAACGAGATTGATGCGAATCACACATGACAATCCTCTTTGTCAATCTTCGTCCATGCGCCGCCCAGTGCCCTGGAAGGGGATCACCTGTGCCACCCCACGGGGCTGCTGGGAGTTTAGTGTTGTGATATTGCTGGCCGGGAAGGGGACGCCCCGCCCCTCGCTGTGGCGCTGCCCTTCCTAACTGAACTTGCAGTTCTCGTAGGCCACGAAAACCTGCGGCAGAAGGAAGCACATTACCGCCCTGAAGAGCAGGTCCACACAGTAGTAGGCCAGTGGCATGCCAGGCCCGGGCCCCTGCTGCGTGCTGAAATGGGGGGTGGAGGATATCAAGCGACTGAGCACGTAGACCCTAAGCAGGTCCCAGATCGCCTTGAAGATGCAGTAGATCCAGTAGAAGGAGACCACCCGCAGGCTGAGCCCTGCCCAACCGGTGAACAGCATGAGGCACAGCAGGAGAGTGTTCAGTAGTTAGAAGAACAGCCCCTCGGTGCCGATCAGGATCAGGTCCAGTACCAGCATGACTATTTCAAGCAGGACTGCAGCCTTGAGCACGTAGGACTGGCAGGGCTGCTACTACCTAGGGTTCATGAGGCTGCCTAGGTTGCCCATAAACATTTTCGATAATGGAGGGCAGGCCGGACCTACCCCGCATTGAACTGTTTTGCTCCCGGAAGGCCTTGATGGTTGCGCGCCGCGAGAGGAAGGCCGCAGTTTCCATCTGCAGGGCCTCTGGGCTGGTCCGGGCCTACGACTGTTAGGGCGAGCACGCGTACACTCGGAAAATAATCACCTGCGCGCTGTACGGGGTGGTGACGATCGCGAACGAGGCAGTCCTGCTCTACGTGGACAGCATCAAAAAGGCGGGCGAGTTCGAGGGCCATCAGATCTACGTAGTTACCGAGATCGGGAGTCTTCCCATCAGCAACACCTTCAGTCCCAATGACCCCAACCACGGCAGCTTTAGCGACAAGTTGCTGGAGCTGAAGAACATGCTGCGCAACAACTTCATGGTCTGCTTTTCGACCAACCTGACCTGCTCCCTGCAGGCTCAGCGGCAGGCCCAAATCGACCCGCGGTTCGCCTGGAACCTGTCGGCCATGAAGGAAATACTCCTGCTGGAGGGCAAGACTGCAGAACAATCCGATCTGTATACCCCTTTCGTCCAATGCTCCATCGAGTTCCTGAAGGTGCCACTTAATGCCTTCACCAAAGCCCGGGCGGCAGTGTACGTCCTCTACCGCAGGGCCAGGCATATGGGCGGGACGCGGTTCCTCTGCCGGGGCGTGGACTAGCAAGGCCACCCCGCTAACTACGTGGAGAGCGAGCTGGTAGTCGCCTCGGAAGGGCACGTGTGGTCATACGTGATGGTGCGAGGGAGCGTGCCCGTACTCTGGACTCAGGAAAATGTAAACGCTGAAATTTTATTTCCTAAGGAGGAGGAAAGCAAGGTCTGCTTCCGGAAGCATGTCGCGCAGCTGGCCAAGTCCTTTGCGGAGGTGGACTGCGTGGACCTGCTGTCGCCCCACGTGGCCAACGAAAAGCGGCTGATGGAACGGTTCAGGCAGCAGGTCAGCTCCTTGAACGACCCCTCAGTGAGATACGCCAACTTCGACTACCACGCCTTTTCAAAGGCAAAGGACTTCGACTCGATCGAGCAGTTCGTGTAAAGACTGGTCTAGAACACAGACACCGAGAACAACATCTACCTGGAAGTGAAGGGCGCTCTGGTCAGTCAGCAGTCCAAAGTGGTCAGGGTGAACTGTCTTGACTGTATGGACCGCACCAATATCATGACCGGCAGGATGTTCGAGGCAGTGTCCATGAGGCTGTTGGGGGCGAGGGTGGGAGGCGCCTTCCAAGAGAGCTTCCGGGTGGCCATCAAAAACCTGGGGGACTGGATCTCCCGTATCTACTCAGGCTCGAACTCCACTCTTAACATGCTCAACCATGACCGCGAGCTGGGCTTCTTTGAGAAGATCGGCAACACCATCAAATCGGCAGAACGCATGTACCAGCAGTCCTTTTACGACCAGGTCAAGCAGGAAGCCTACCTGGCCCTCAACCGGGCCAACCAGGACTCCATGCCCCTCGAGCTACTGCGCAAGGCTCGACAGCCTTAGCCAGACGCCACCCTGCTCAAGGGTGGGCTGCTGGCTTTCACATtcaacacagccaacaccatccCGCAGACCAACCTCTTCAGCGAACTAGGCCTGGAGGCCAAGCCCTCGCTAGTAGTGATCGGCCTGCAGGAGATCACTGAGCTGAGCGCCGGCAGCATGATGATGTCTGGCTCGACTGAAAAGCGCCTGCAGGAGTGGCGACACAAGATTGGAGTTGACCTGAAGGCTTGCTACGGGGTGTTCTATGGGGTGGTGGCGGTGATCGGGCTGGTCGGGCTGGGGTTGCTGGTGTTCAGGATGGGGGTCGACGTGGCCCAGGTGCTCACCTCTGAAGTCAAGACGGGGGCGGCAGGCATGCTGGGCAACAAGGGAGGAGTGGCAGTCAGCCTTGCCCTCGGAGCCTAGATCTTCACCTTCATCAACGTGCATCTATGCTCTGGGGAGGACTCTATTGCCGAGAAGCAACGAAAGGAGGATATCGAGAAGGTGCTGATGACCATTTTTACTGAGAACTACGAGGCAAGGCTGCAGTACAAGTGCTCCTCCAAGGTGCTGCTCCTCGGCGATCTCAACACccgcctcaaaatgacctcagaCGAGGCCCTCAAATTACTGCGCCCCTTCGAGACCGACCGACCCGCCGACTCCGCTTCGATTATCCAGAAGGCCTTCAAACATGACTAGCTGCGGCAGCTGCTCGAGGGGTGCGAATCGCTTGAGGGGTTCAGCGAGCCCTTGATCGAGTTCGCTCCGACCTACAAGTATGTGAAGGGTGGGCTGGAGTATGACAGGAAGAAGGGCCGTGTGCCCTCGTGGTGCGACCGAGTGCTAACGCGGGGCAAGGGCATCCGATGGCTACTGTTCTGCAGCCTGCGGAGGGTGACCGAGTCAGACCACCGGCCAGTGGCGGCGTGGCTGGAGGTGCACTACAGCCCCGTCTGCCAGCTGCTCACGAACCCGTGCCACcacgtctgctttgtttgatcaTGCTCAATCAGGCAAAACTGTTCATCATATTCTTGCGATGCCTGGCTAGGTCCCGAGAAATATGAGTTTTTTGGTACTCGCGGTCCTAGTGCACGCGGTTGCCGATGTACAGAGGCGACCCCCCGTTCTACACTGGGAAGGGCAGTCCCTGTGCGCGGTGGTTGGTGATGTGGTACAGTGGCTGGAGCGCTGTCTCGGGAAAGATCTTCGGGAGGCCTGGCTTCACCGCCCGTGGGCTTATCTTCTCGTCTCTCTTGCGCTGTTCTTCAAGGAGAATCGCACGGTTGTAGAGGGATGACTCCCGGTGCAGTTTCCGCCTCAGGTCATCTTTCTAGTCTCGCAGCGAGAACTTGCGGGActggtgcagctgggaggcggccAGCACCGCCCGGTCCGAGTCCTGCTGCTGCTTGTTGTAGGTACGGTTGACCTGGTTCTGGAGGTCCAGCAGCTCACGGTATTCGTCCTGCCTCT includes the following:
- the LOC127594766 gene encoding LOW QUALITY PROTEIN: vacuolar protein sorting-associated protein 4-like (The sequence of the model RefSeq protein was modified relative to this genomic sequence to represent the inferred CDS: deleted 1 base in 1 codon; substituted 4 bases at 4 genomic stop codons), with the protein product MNRIKMAKEIIGEARAAFSDGKDPVRAIDLFKQGITLLIEEAQHEDHLATKEALRHKCSDLASELEQMKKKVTTPAPPSIPPAAPAKSKSQMPKKAEDNDAELDXDEKALRAGIESAIVREKPNVSWDEVSGLVSAKEALKEAVVLPMLYPEIFVGQRKPWKGILLYGXLHDQPPGTGKTLLAKACASEMSGGTFLSVSASSLISKYVGESEKLIKYLFELARKEKPSVIFMDEIDSLASSRSDGSNDSSRRVIAELLVQMQGVGSSLDGVLVLGATNLPWELDPAIRRRFQRKIYIELPDKAGRQRIFETMMARNSHXLQPEDFEXLGELTEGCSGSDISVFVKSSCYEPLREAQRASHFKKDQDGAWTVAMAGDPAAKKAGLTELDSGKVSLRRVRMDDFRTCLSNMKASVNPASLKKYAEFTEQFGERD